A single window of bacterium DNA harbors:
- a CDS encoding TIM barrel protein gives MPRTVKIDIGVNGAFITRRWEKPENWMRLTRECGYEYHSFCADVLDPFFSGDRTFQAEIAGQTRDAAAKYGVKIIDIYTGMATHRFHGLSHTDPRARRRMAEWLEGAAEIAAVMGTDAIGGHVDAFSTEVLEDPEATEQCKQRLFETMRNVGSIMKRKGMRVFSQEQMYIPSEKPWLISEGDEFLVEVNRTNTGQHIYLTLDTGHMAGQPFGAGFPDTDYLSWMRRFSSVSEVIHVQQTVPDASHHWPFLPKYNEKGCVNIPDLIDAIKLAHREHDQRPFSFMQPVSMNYLVLEVIPGSTKRDDVLLSELKESARYLRQFIPEGGLTFEV, from the coding sequence ATGCCACGCACCGTTAAAATAGATATCGGCGTCAATGGAGCCTTTATAACAAGACGCTGGGAGAAGCCCGAAAACTGGATGCGCCTTACTCGTGAGTGCGGTTATGAGTACCACTCTTTCTGCGCCGATGTGTTAGACCCATTCTTCAGCGGAGACCGCACTTTTCAAGCTGAAATAGCCGGACAAACACGTGATGCTGCCGCTAAATATGGGGTTAAAATTATCGATATCTATACCGGTATGGCAACCCACCGATTTCATGGACTGTCCCACACTGACCCGCGCGCACGTCGGCGCATGGCGGAATGGCTCGAAGGCGCCGCTGAAATAGCTGCTGTCATGGGCACCGACGCTATCGGTGGTCACGTGGACGCTTTCTCAACTGAAGTTTTGGAAGATCCTGAAGCTACCGAACAATGCAAACAGCGACTTTTTGAGACCATGCGCAATGTCGGCAGCATTATGAAGCGCAAGGGTATGCGCGTCTTTTCACAAGAACAAATGTATATCCCCAGTGAGAAGCCCTGGCTTATCAGCGAAGGGGATGAGTTCTTAGTGGAAGTCAACCGCACGAACACCGGTCAGCATATTTATTTAACGCTCGATACAGGCCACATGGCCGGTCAGCCATTCGGCGCGGGATTCCCTGATACCGATTATCTTTCCTGGATGCGCCGCTTCTCCAGTGTCTCAGAGGTTATTCACGTTCAACAGACCGTTCCCGATGCCTCTCATCACTGGCCGTTCTTGCCCAAATATAATGAAAAGGGCTGCGTAAACATCCCCGATTTAATCGATGCCATCAAGTTAGCCCATCGCGAGCATGATCAACGGCCATTCTCATTCATGCAGCCCGTATCGATGAACTATCTTGTGCTCGAAGTTATTCCGGGTTCAACCAAGCGTGATGATGTGCTCCTGAGCGAGCTAAAAGAATCTGCACGCTACCTTCGTCAGTTCATCCCAGAAGGCGGCTTAACCTTCGAGGTTTAG
- a CDS encoding ketose-bisphosphate aldolase — translation MIVPTRALFEHAYGKYALGAYNINNLEQAMGLFRGCMDSQAPFIIQISKGARGYTEKRMLESIIASADEIWPDALFAVHLDHGDEETCYDCIESGFYSSVMIDGSGFEFDENVAVTKRVVEAAHARGLSVEAELGKLGGVEEHVKVDEKDARLTDPEDAEKFVKLTGCDSLACAIGTSHGAFKFSGSQGLHFDRITEIQRRLPGFPLVMHGSSSVPQDEVERINASGGDLKGAKGVDVTQYLPAAKLGVCKINIDTDGRLVWCRVHREFFRDFPAKFDLRDPGKVFMTEYAKFIASRNELLGSANQLQSARELSVKA, via the coding sequence CGTGCATTATTTGAGCACGCATATGGCAAGTACGCACTTGGTGCGTATAATATCAACAACCTTGAGCAAGCGATGGGCCTATTCCGCGGCTGTATGGATTCGCAAGCTCCCTTTATTATTCAAATAAGTAAGGGCGCTCGGGGTTATACTGAAAAACGAATGCTCGAATCCATAATCGCATCTGCTGATGAAATCTGGCCCGATGCGCTTTTTGCCGTCCATCTTGACCATGGCGATGAAGAGACTTGCTATGACTGCATAGAAAGCGGGTTCTATTCATCAGTCATGATTGACGGTTCAGGTTTTGAGTTTGATGAAAATGTTGCAGTAACAAAGCGAGTAGTCGAAGCGGCTCACGCGCGCGGTCTTAGTGTCGAAGCCGAACTCGGCAAGCTCGGTGGCGTTGAAGAGCATGTTAAAGTTGACGAAAAAGATGCTCGTTTAACCGACCCTGAAGATGCCGAAAAGTTTGTTAAGCTCACCGGCTGTGATAGCTTAGCTTGCGCAATCGGCACGAGCCATGGGGCATTCAAATTCAGTGGTTCGCAAGGACTGCACTTTGATCGAATTACCGAGATACAAAGACGTCTCCCCGGCTTCCCGCTGGTTATGCATGGTTCGTCTTCCGTTCCTCAAGATGAAGTCGAACGCATCAATGCTTCCGGTGGCGACCTCAAGGGCGCTAAGGGTGTGGATGTTACCCAATATCTTCCTGCCGCCAAGCTTGGCGTTTGCAAGATTAACATCGACACGGACGGACGATTAGTATGGTGCCGTGTTCATCGCGAATTCTTCCGCGATTTCCCTGCCAAGTTTGACCTTCGCGATCCCGGCAAGGTCTTCATGACCGAATATGCTAAATTCATCGCCAGCCGCAACGAGTTGCTAGGCTCCGCCAACCAACTCCAAAGCGCTCGTGAATTAAGTGTTAAGGCCTAA